Part of the Lysobacter enzymogenes genome is shown below.
CCAGAAGCCTTCGGATTCGCGCTGCGACAGCTGATCGATCAGCAGGCCCAGATGCGCGTGCCAGCCGCCGGAGACGCTGACCAGGCCGTTGCGGTTGGACAGGTGGCGGTGTTCGACGACCAGATGCACCTCGCCGCCGCGTTCGCTGAGTTCGAAGGTGACTTCCGACTTGCTGCCGGAATTCTCGTTCCAGGTGTAGCTCAGCAGGCGCGGCGGATCGATCGCGGTGATGCTGCCGTGCATGCTGTTGACGCAGTCGCTGGCGTACTTGGCCGGCGGCGGGTCGTCGTTGCGGGTCAGGCGGTTGTTGTCGAAGTTGAGTTCGACCGCGCCGCCGACGCGCAGGTCCATGTCGCCGGCGGCGAGCCAGCGTCCGCGCTTGTCCGATTCGGTGAGGTAGGCCCAGACGCGTTCGATCGGGCCGGGCAGGACGCGCTCGATGCGCACGGAGTCGGGAGCGGTGAGGACGCCGAAGGCGTCGTTGGCGGGCAGGTTCATTGCGGTCTCCAGGGGCGGGGCGTTCAGGGGCGCGGCTTGCGCCGCGATGGACGTGGGGTAGTGGCGGATCGGGCGGGGCTGGATTTCTTCGCGCCGGATTTGGCCGAAGCGGATCTGGCCGAAGCGGACTTGGTCGAGGCGGCGGGCGACGCCGGGGGCGGCGGTTTGGCGGCGTCCTCGGCGCGCAGCAGCGCTTCGAGGTCGTCGAGGCGGTGGTTCCAGAAGCGTTCGTAATGGCGCAGCCATTCGAAGCCGCCGTGCAGCGGTTCGGCGTCGAGGCGGCAGACGTGGATGCGGCCGCGCACTTCGCGCCGCACCAACCCGGCGCGTTCCAGCGCCTTGATGTGTTTGGACGCGGCGGCCAGGGTCATCTCGAACGGCCCGGCCAGCTCGCCGACGTTGCGCTCGCCGTCGGCGAGCTGGCGCAGCATGGCGCGGCGGGTGGGGTCGGCGAGGGCGTGGAAGACGGCGGTGAGCCGTTCGGAGTGATAGTCAACCATGGGGTTGAATATCCGCCCGTGCCCGACAACTGTCAACCGATTGGTAAAATATTTGCAGGCGAGCCGACAGGCGGTAGGGCGGAGTGGTCCAGGCTTGGTGCGATCGTCGCCGTCGCTGCTGTTGTTGTTAGCTCCCCCCGCCGCTGCGAACTCGCCACAGGCAACCGTAGACCCGAAGGGCGCGCGCATGGATGCGCGCGTGCGGGACCGGGCCAGGATGGCCCTTGTCCCGCATACCTGCGCAAGCTACGAACGATAGTGGCTCTTGATTCGAGAACAAGGAAAGCGCCTTTCTTTGGTTACTTTCTTTGGCAAGACAAAGAAAGTAACCCGGCCGCTTGCGGACGGAAGCTTTGGATTGTGGCTTGTCTTCACCCGCAATGAAGACACCGACGAAACCCACCGCGGAACGCCCGCTGTAGGAGCGACGCAAGTCGCGA
Proteins encoded:
- a CDS encoding SRPBCC family protein, encoding MNLPANDAFGVLTAPDSVRIERVLPGPIERVWAYLTESDKRGRWLAAGDMDLRVGGAVELNFDNNRLTRNDDPPPAKYASDCVNSMHGSITAIDPPRLLSYTWNENSGSKSEVTFELSERGGEVHLVVEHRHLSNRNGLVSVSGGWHAHLGLLIDQLSQRESEGFWRTHGRLEAEYEKRIPQA
- a CDS encoding ArsR/SmtB family transcription factor; its protein translation is MVDYHSERLTAVFHALADPTRRAMLRQLADGERNVGELAGPFEMTLAAASKHIKALERAGLVRREVRGRIHVCRLDAEPLHGGFEWLRHYERFWNHRLDDLEALLRAEDAAKPPPPASPAASTKSASARSASAKSGAKKSSPARSATTPRPSRRKPRP